Proteins encoded in a region of the Sceloporus undulatus isolate JIND9_A2432 ecotype Alabama chromosome 11, SceUnd_v1.1, whole genome shotgun sequence genome:
- the SPATA22 gene encoding spermatogenesis-associated protein 22 — MVSQHIFAGNMKRSFPENSTRTPGCLPVPLFNQRKRTRQPLTSNPLKNDPSANSTADNFDFSSMLADCGWETTTLEPTQSQKQQALGYMKSVKGHYLVEDNDFNANTWKRNDSSAFGRGTGNRQSSQYENWKGSGPTQVKLAGNRQASQQSGNRAGAMEKSKSSTSAMLRGPQPQSMPYSFQRNPCQPKAHEETDNPTPDDKMIQKGPAHAARLKEKDYSLRILSAVIESMKHWSQYADKTPLLFEVLGVLDSAVTPGPYGAKTFLLRDGKESVPCAFYEIDRDLPRLIRGRVHRCMGNYDAKRKVFRCVSVRPATANEEQTFQDFVRVADLEMGKYVKTSNEV; from the exons atggtcagtcaacat ATATTTGCAGGAAACATGAAGAGAAGTTTCCCTGAGAATTCAACCCGTACCCCAG GCTGTCTTCCCGTTCCGTTGTTCAACCAGAGGAAGAGGACCAGGCAGCCGCTCACTTCGAACCCTCTTAAAAATGATCCAAGTGCCAACAGCACAGCCGATAATTTTGATTTTTCTTCCATGCTCGCAG ATTGTGGATGGGAAACAACAACGCTTGAACCGACTCAGTCACAGAAACAACAGGCATTGGgtt ACATGAAATCCGTCAAAGGCCACTATCT AGTGGAGGACAATGACTTCAATGCCAACACTTGGAAAAGAAACGACTCTTCGGCTTTCGGAAGAGGAACAGGAAACAGACAGAGTTCACAATATGAGAACTGGAAGGGGAGCGGACCGACGCAAGTGAAACTTGCTGGTAACCGACAAGCATCACAACAGAGTGGCAACAGGGCAGGAGCGATGGAGAAAAGCAAGTCCTCCACGTCCGCCATGCTGAGAGGACCACAGCCGCAGAGCATGCCGTATTCATTTCAGCGCAACCCTTGCCAACCGAAGGCTCACGAGGAAACAGACAATCCGACTCCAGATGACAAAATGATCCAG AAAGGGCCAGCGCATGCCGCCAGACTGAAAGAGAAAGATTATTCCCTCAGAATCCTCTCCGCCGTCATCGAAAGTATGAAACACTGGAGCCAGTATGCTGACAAAACCCCATTGTTGTTTGAGGTTTTGG GTGTGCTGGATTCTGCGGTTACCCCTGGGCCTTATGGTGCCAAGACTTTCCTTTTGAGAGATGGGAAAGAGAGCGTGCCGTGTGCCTTCTATGAAATT GATCGGGACCTACCGAGATTGATCCGAGGCCGGGTCCACCGCTGCATGGGGAACTACGACGCCAAAAGGAAGGTCTTCCGGTGCGTCTCGGTGCGGCCCGCCACCGCAAACGAAGAGCAAACGTTCCAGGATTTCGTCAGGGTCGCCGACCTCGAAATGGGCAAGTACGTAAAAACGAGCAACGAAGTTTAG